In a single window of the Streptomyces sp. HUAS ZL42 genome:
- a CDS encoding LLM class flavin-dependent oxidoreductase has protein sequence MTELGAVFRPQLPPERLRAVARLADETGLEQLWLWEDCFREGGISTAAAALAWTERVRVGVGLLPVPLRNVAITAMEAAALDRMFPGRAILAIGHGVQDWMGQVGARAESPLTLLREHVAALRALLRGERLTTDGRYVKLDDVALDWPPADPVPVIAGATGPRTLRLSGEAADGTLLTASTSPEGVRRARGLIDQGRESAARTDPHKVHVYLLAATGPGAAERLRAELAAEGLADVPDLGVAGDATAVAKAVQRLADAGADSVVLQPTGDEPDPEGFIRFVAEEVRPLVP, from the coding sequence ATGACCGAACTCGGCGCTGTGTTCCGTCCCCAGCTTCCGCCCGAGCGACTGCGCGCGGTCGCCCGCCTCGCCGACGAGACAGGGCTCGAACAGCTCTGGCTGTGGGAGGACTGCTTCCGGGAGGGCGGGATCTCCACGGCCGCGGCCGCGCTCGCCTGGACCGAGCGTGTGCGCGTCGGTGTCGGCCTGCTGCCCGTGCCCCTGCGCAACGTGGCCATCACGGCGATGGAGGCTGCCGCGCTGGACCGGATGTTCCCCGGCCGGGCGATCCTCGCGATCGGACACGGCGTACAGGACTGGATGGGCCAGGTCGGCGCGCGCGCCGAGTCCCCGCTGACGCTCCTGCGCGAGCACGTCGCCGCGCTGCGGGCCCTGCTGCGCGGGGAGCGCCTGACGACCGACGGCCGGTACGTGAAGCTGGACGACGTCGCCCTCGACTGGCCGCCGGCCGATCCCGTGCCCGTCATCGCCGGCGCGACCGGACCGCGCACGCTCCGGCTGTCCGGCGAGGCAGCGGACGGCACCCTCCTCACCGCGTCCACGTCGCCGGAGGGCGTCCGCAGGGCCCGCGGGCTCATCGACCAGGGACGGGAGTCGGCCGCGCGCACCGACCCGCACAAGGTCCACGTCTATCTCCTCGCCGCCACCGGCCCCGGCGCCGCCGAACGCCTCCGCGCCGAACTGGCCGCCGAGGGCCTCGCCGACGTCCCCGACCTCGGCGTCGCCGGGGACGCGACCGCGGTGGCGAAGGCCGTCCAGCGGCTCGCGGACGCCGGAGCCGACAGCGTCGTCCTGCAGCCGACGGGCGACGAGCCCGACCCGGAGGGCTTCATACGGTTCGTGGCGGAGGAGGTACGGCCGCTGGTCCCCTGA
- a CDS encoding OmpA family protein has product MTRMALAITTTVIAATSLLGTPTAHADDTPSVPPGTEPTASAPVKVDPNDPDLKLPEGATLAEPKVLDIKQVVEDQSGDERREDTNADVKFALQAEVLFSKDSAKLSAESKARISAIADEIKKQNATRIRVFGFTDNLGSAAHGDVLSRQRANAVQAALDDELNDSNITFDVRGYGEQYPIASNATEESRRKNRRVEITFPRSES; this is encoded by the coding sequence ATGACCCGCATGGCCCTCGCCATCACCACCACAGTGATCGCCGCCACGAGTCTCCTCGGCACCCCAACAGCCCACGCCGACGACACCCCCAGCGTCCCCCCAGGCACCGAACCCACCGCCTCCGCCCCCGTCAAGGTCGACCCCAACGACCCCGACCTCAAGCTCCCCGAAGGCGCCACCCTCGCCGAACCCAAAGTCCTCGACATCAAGCAGGTCGTAGAGGACCAGTCCGGCGACGAACGCCGCGAAGACACCAACGCGGACGTCAAGTTCGCCCTCCAGGCCGAGGTCCTCTTCAGCAAGGACAGCGCGAAGCTGAGCGCCGAGTCGAAGGCCCGTATCTCCGCGATCGCCGATGAGATCAAGAAGCAGAACGCAACGCGAATCAGAGTCTTCGGCTTCACGGACAACCTCGGTTCCGCGGCCCATGGCGACGTCCTGTCCAGGCAGCGCGCGAACGCCGTACAGGCCGCCCTGGACGACGAACTGAACGACTCGAACATCACCTTCGACGTACGCGGCTACGGCGAGCAGTACCCGATCGCCTCCAACGCGACGGAGGAGAGCCGCAGGAAGAACCGCAGGGTGGAGATCACCTTCCCGCGCTCGGAGAGCTGA
- a CDS encoding sensor histidine kinase produces MTRTKQGCGGLRGLRTQTPDLTAVNGRAAADGEGAPQGPPTPDDESCTGGAGGNPNPAEGRMHPHAPALSLQVNALQAMCRQVFGFRLAMIALAAPAALLNASPGLGTRLISAAVIVTFMASYALFRDWERFGPLLLRHPTLLAADTLFGSLLLVSAGPDTTLAYVSVCTPLLAGIAYSWRGAACFASLQSLILLLVHATTKDLHAAPAETLLLPGFCVITGAVGSSLRGLLLRFGTATRALAEVRARLAATEAVSAERARLAREMHDTVAKTLYGVALAAEGLANSAARSGTDPALLRKQAELVARSARRAAAESRELLADLRREPDGTDVLAELSARTRHFSTRTGVPATYHPTGEQAAPVMPPAVARQLLTITGEALENAHRHASPTRVDVRAGVEDGYLRISVYDDGRGLPHGTTLDHLRRAGHFGLVGMVERAASVGARISIGPGAHTRGTEVSLELPLATLSPLRSTPPTSGEEAA; encoded by the coding sequence ATGACGAGGACGAAGCAGGGCTGTGGGGGACTCCGTGGGCTCCGCACGCAGACGCCGGACCTCACGGCGGTGAACGGACGCGCGGCCGCCGACGGCGAGGGCGCCCCACAGGGGCCACCCACACCCGACGACGAAAGCTGCACGGGTGGTGCGGGTGGGAACCCAAACCCGGCCGAAGGCCGGATGCACCCCCACGCACCAGCACTGTCCCTCCAGGTCAACGCCCTCCAAGCCATGTGCCGCCAGGTATTCGGCTTCCGCCTCGCCATGATCGCCCTCGCCGCCCCCGCCGCCCTCCTCAACGCCTCCCCAGGCCTCGGCACCCGCCTGATCAGCGCAGCCGTGATCGTCACCTTCATGGCCTCCTACGCCCTCTTCAGGGACTGGGAACGCTTCGGCCCCCTCCTCCTCCGCCATCCCACCCTCCTCGCCGCGGACACCCTCTTCGGCTCCCTCCTCCTCGTCTCCGCAGGCCCGGACACCACCCTCGCCTACGTCAGCGTCTGCACGCCCCTCCTCGCCGGCATCGCCTACAGCTGGCGAGGAGCGGCCTGCTTCGCCTCCCTCCAGTCCCTGATCCTGCTCCTCGTCCACGCCACGACGAAGGACCTGCACGCCGCCCCCGCCGAGACCCTGCTCCTCCCCGGCTTCTGCGTCATCACGGGCGCCGTCGGCTCGAGCCTGCGCGGCCTGCTTCTCCGCTTCGGCACCGCCACCCGGGCCCTGGCGGAGGTGAGGGCCCGCCTGGCGGCGACGGAGGCGGTGAGCGCCGAACGCGCCCGCCTGGCCCGCGAGATGCACGACACGGTGGCCAAGACCCTGTACGGAGTGGCCCTGGCGGCGGAGGGCCTGGCGAACTCGGCGGCCAGGAGCGGCACGGACCCGGCACTGCTCAGGAAACAGGCGGAACTGGTGGCCCGCTCGGCCCGCCGGGCCGCCGCCGAGTCCCGCGAACTCCTGGCGGACCTGCGCAGGGAGCCCGACGGTACGGACGTGCTGGCCGAACTGTCCGCCCGTACACGGCACTTCAGCACCCGGACGGGCGTACCGGCGACATATCACCCCACCGGCGAGCAGGCAGCGCCCGTCATGCCACCCGCCGTGGCCCGCCAACTCCTCACGATCACCGGGGAGGCCCTGGAAAACGCCCACCGCCACGCGTCCCCGACCAGGGTGGACGTAAGAGCAGGCGTCGAAGACGGCTACCTCCGCATCAGCGTGTACGACGACGGCCGCGGCCTGCCCCACGGCACCACCCTCGACCACCTCCGCAGGGCAGGCCACTTCGGCCTGGTCGGCATGGTCGAGCGGGCCGCGTCCGTAGGAGCCCGGATCAGCATCGGCCCCGGCGCCCACACCCGCGGCACGGAGGTCAGCCTGGAACTCCCGCTGGCAACCCTGTCGCCACTTCGCAGCACACCCCCCACATCAGGAGAGGAGGCCGCCTGA
- a CDS encoding DUF192 domain-containing protein gives MLVVHGEAGSVTVPLEIATSYRARRRGLLGRDEVEGALLLSPANSVHTFGMRMPIDVAYLDSDLYVIAVGTMKPGRLGLPRLRSRHVLEAGAGVMEGWGVGVGVRVEVQVEAE, from the coding sequence ATGTTGGTCGTACACGGGGAGGCCGGTTCGGTGACGGTCCCTCTGGAGATCGCGACGTCCTACCGCGCACGGAGGAGGGGACTGCTGGGGCGGGATGAAGTCGAGGGAGCTCTCCTCCTGTCACCCGCGAACAGCGTGCACACGTTTGGCATGCGGATGCCGATCGATGTGGCGTACCTGGACAGCGACCTCTACGTCATCGCGGTCGGAACGATGAAGCCGGGCCGACTGGGCCTGCCGCGGCTGCGGTCCCGTCATGTGCTGGAGGCGGGGGCCGGGGTGATGGAGGGGTGGGGGGTGGGGGTCGGGGTGCGGGTGGAGGTGCAGGTGGAGGCTGAGTAG
- a CDS encoding response regulator, translated as MQHQRTTGGAHRPSQPQDFPQNPFEDVASASPLQVIVADDNPVVRAGLTALLSGRPDITVVAEAADGREAIEAAHRHRPDVVLLDVRMPGVDGISALPHLVRIAPVMMLTYSRESEIVEEALRRGADGYLVHGEFTTDELVTAVRDIRAGRPHFTATAAGTLLTRLRATRSRGVSAIAHALPAATTATHTTSPENLSQMQSGVGQSYRSHSQLSAREAEIMDLIASGMNNQQIAATCFISEKTVKNHINRIFAKLHSTSRTEATAKWLGLG; from the coding sequence ATGCAACACCAACGCACAACTGGCGGCGCTCACCGGCCCTCGCAGCCGCAGGATTTTCCGCAGAACCCGTTCGAGGATGTCGCTTCGGCCTCGCCCCTGCAGGTGATCGTGGCAGACGACAACCCGGTGGTCCGCGCGGGCCTCACCGCCCTGCTCTCCGGCCGTCCGGACATCACGGTCGTGGCGGAGGCGGCGGACGGCCGCGAGGCGATCGAGGCCGCCCACCGCCACCGTCCCGACGTCGTGCTCCTGGATGTCCGCATGCCCGGCGTGGACGGCATCTCGGCGCTCCCGCACCTGGTGCGGATCGCCCCCGTCATGATGCTGACGTACAGCCGGGAGTCGGAGATCGTGGAGGAGGCGCTGCGCCGAGGAGCCGACGGCTACCTGGTCCACGGCGAGTTCACGACCGACGAACTGGTCACCGCCGTACGGGACATCAGGGCGGGCAGGCCACACTTCACGGCGACGGCGGCGGGCACGCTGCTGACACGGTTACGTGCGACGCGGAGTCGAGGTGTGAGTGCGATTGCACACGCTCTGCCTGCGGCAACAACTGCGACTCACACAACTTCTCCAGAAAACCTTTCGCAAATGCAATCGGGTGTGGGACAGTCGTATCGGTCGCATTCCCAACTCAGCGCGAGGGAGGCGGAGATCATGGACCTCATCGCATCGGGCATGAACAACCAGCAGATCGCCGCCACATGCTTCATCAGCGAGAAGACGGTCAAGAATCACATCAACCGCATCTTCGCCAAACTCCACAGCACCAGCCGCACCGAGGCCACCGCCAAGTGGCTGGGACTGGGGTGA
- a CDS encoding winged helix DNA-binding domain-containing protein, giving the protein MTVRITWDRASARRFERQFLATPVAAGTPTAVADVVGAMCGAHAQVLSAAEVSVGVRADGVTRADVRAALWGLRSLVKTHGPRGTVHLLPARELSFWSTALTAVPSGASPFPPGVRLTEEQTAQVVAAIGDALDGRCLTVDELGEEVVARTGSWAGDRVMPAFQDLWPRWRQVLHRAGQAGALCFGPNRGRKVTYTRPPRFEPLEPDAALRALVHHYLHAYGPSTPAYFAKWLAAPGGWATGLFTELAAGGEIEEVLFEGAPAWVATGDTDFPEAPVRGVRLLPYFDSYVIAGQPRELLFPGAAYRRALAGGQAGNFPVLLVDGVVAGVWHQRRRGRRTTVTVEPLGRLTARQRRELGEQVERVGNTLESAGAELVVGAVNVGPHA; this is encoded by the coding sequence ATGACCGTGAGGATCACTTGGGACCGGGCGAGCGCACGACGGTTCGAACGGCAGTTCCTGGCCACTCCTGTCGCGGCGGGCACGCCGACGGCGGTCGCAGACGTCGTGGGCGCGATGTGCGGTGCGCACGCGCAAGTGCTGTCCGCGGCCGAGGTGTCGGTCGGTGTGCGGGCCGACGGGGTGACACGGGCGGACGTTCGGGCCGCACTCTGGGGCTTGCGCTCGCTGGTGAAGACGCACGGCCCCCGCGGGACCGTCCATCTGCTGCCCGCCCGCGAACTGTCCTTCTGGAGCACCGCGCTGACGGCGGTGCCGTCCGGGGCGAGCCCCTTCCCGCCCGGCGTGCGGCTCACCGAGGAGCAGACCGCGCAGGTGGTGGCGGCGATCGGCGACGCGCTCGACGGCAGGTGCCTGACGGTCGACGAGCTGGGCGAGGAGGTGGTGGCCCGCACCGGTTCCTGGGCCGGGGACCGGGTGATGCCCGCCTTCCAGGACCTCTGGCCGCGCTGGCGGCAGGTGCTGCACCGGGCCGGCCAGGCGGGCGCGCTGTGCTTCGGCCCGAACCGCGGCCGCAAGGTGACGTACACCCGCCCGCCCCGCTTCGAACCGCTGGAGCCGGACGCGGCGCTGCGCGCCCTCGTACACCACTATCTGCACGCCTACGGCCCCTCGACACCCGCGTACTTCGCCAAGTGGCTGGCCGCACCGGGCGGATGGGCCACCGGGCTGTTCACCGAGCTGGCAGCGGGCGGGGAGATCGAGGAGGTGCTGTTCGAGGGCGCGCCGGCCTGGGTGGCGACGGGTGACACGGACTTCCCCGAGGCGCCGGTACGGGGTGTGCGGCTGCTGCCCTACTTCGACTCGTACGTCATCGCCGGGCAGCCGCGTGAGCTGCTGTTCCCGGGGGCGGCGTACCGGCGTGCCCTGGCGGGCGGCCAGGCCGGGAACTTCCCCGTGCTGCTCGTCGACGGTGTGGTGGCCGGGGTCTGGCACCAGCGGCGCCGGGGCCGTCGTACGACCGTGACGGTGGAGCCGCTCGGGCGGCTGACGGCGCGGCAGCGCCGGGAGCTGGGCGAGCAGGTGGAGCGAGTGGGGAACACGCTGGAGTCGGCGGGTGCGGAGCTGGTGGTCGGGGCGGTGAACGTGGGGCCGCACGCGTGA
- a CDS encoding Uma2 family endonuclease, translating into MTAEPLAEPTAEPGSRWPVPPRDGYTVDDLFKLPDLPPHTELIDGSLVFVSPQRRFHAKMIELLMNGLRRTIPQDLRVEREMTVVLDRRNGPEPDLSVVRAEAVTGLEQTRFEAADVLLAVEVVSPDSEARDRDTKPHKYAAAGIPHFWLVEMTGANKHPVVRTYELDPVSKSYALTGTHREQLKLGDPYDIDVDITLDALKSL; encoded by the coding sequence ATGACCGCCGAGCCCCTCGCCGAGCCGACCGCCGAGCCCGGCAGCCGCTGGCCGGTGCCGCCCCGGGACGGATACACCGTGGACGACCTGTTCAAGTTGCCCGACCTCCCGCCGCACACCGAGCTGATCGACGGGAGCCTGGTCTTCGTGAGTCCGCAGCGGCGTTTTCACGCCAAGATGATCGAACTGCTGATGAACGGCCTGCGCCGCACCATCCCGCAGGACCTGAGGGTCGAACGCGAGATGACCGTCGTCCTCGACCGCCGCAACGGCCCCGAGCCCGACCTGTCCGTCGTCCGCGCCGAGGCCGTCACCGGGCTGGAGCAGACGCGCTTCGAAGCCGCCGATGTCCTGCTCGCCGTCGAGGTCGTCTCCCCGGACTCCGAGGCCCGCGACCGCGACACCAAACCCCACAAGTACGCTGCCGCGGGCATCCCGCACTTCTGGCTGGTCGAGATGACGGGCGCCAACAAGCACCCGGTCGTCCGGACGTACGAGCTCGACCCCGTGTCCAAGTCGTACGCCCTGACCGGCACTCACCGCGAGCAGCTCAAGCTCGGCGACCCGTACGACATCGACGTCGACATCACGCTGGACGCCCTCAAATCCCTTTGA
- a CDS encoding DUF5936 domain-containing protein: MGFLLALVMGLSVWGVFAGIRMYRADAKLPTDLALALEVGATRTGAVDSLIDRMGMRYAPAVLRLMGPKQVAKYRRKIDLAGNPGGLTIDRYAARRAVYGALGGVGALVFLLRGDILVALLLLAFGAFWTEVGIWSAIRVRRDVIERTLPDFLDVLAVVVSAGLGFRQALDRVASRYEGPWADEIRITLRQMDLGVSRRQAFAELRRRNDSEQVAMFVTALQQGEELGAPIVDTLVAIAKDMRRTDAQNARRKAARAVPKATLMITTFMVPATMLLLGAGLLLGSGTDFGSITGK; the protein is encoded by the coding sequence CTGGGATTCCTCCTGGCGCTCGTCATGGGCCTGAGCGTGTGGGGCGTCTTCGCCGGCATCCGCATGTACCGGGCGGACGCGAAGCTGCCTACGGACCTGGCCCTCGCGCTGGAGGTGGGCGCCACCCGGACGGGCGCGGTCGACTCGCTCATCGACCGCATGGGCATGCGGTACGCCCCGGCGGTCCTGCGCCTGATGGGCCCCAAGCAGGTGGCCAAGTACCGCCGCAAGATCGACCTGGCGGGCAACCCGGGCGGCCTCACGATCGACCGCTATGCGGCCAGGCGGGCGGTCTACGGGGCGCTGGGCGGAGTGGGCGCCCTGGTCTTCCTGCTCCGCGGCGACATTCTCGTGGCCTTGCTGCTGCTGGCCTTCGGCGCGTTCTGGACGGAGGTCGGCATCTGGTCGGCGATCCGGGTCCGCAGGGACGTCATCGAGCGGACGCTCCCGGACTTCCTGGACGTGCTGGCGGTGGTGGTGAGCGCGGGCCTCGGCTTCCGCCAGGCCCTGGACCGGGTGGCCTCGCGCTACGAGGGCCCGTGGGCGGACGAGATCCGCATCACGCTCCGCCAGATGGACCTCGGCGTGAGCCGCCGCCAGGCCTTCGCCGAACTCCGCCGCCGCAACGACTCCGAGCAGGTCGCCATGTTCGTCACGGCACTGCAGCAGGGCGAGGAACTCGGCGCGCCGATCGTCGACACGCTCGTGGCCATCGCCAAGGACATGCGCCGCACGGACGCGCAGAACGCCCGCCGCAAGGCGGCACGGGCGGTCCCCAAGGCGACGCTGATGATCACGACGTTCATGGTCCCGGCGACGATGCTGCTGCTGGGGGCGGGGCTGCTGCTGGGGTCGGGTACGGACTTCGGGTCGATCACGGGGAAGTAG
- a CDS encoding pilus assembly protein TadG-related protein, with protein MISRRCGDAGQAFPIYITVVAGLLFLAFAYLAVGQAAANRNGAQTAADAAALAAAQDTRDQLAGKWLDAVLDPAKWQDIFDGNVPVDPSCWRAYQLAGQNDAHVEECAPRGLLGYEVSVQTDKPVGDSIVPGTENKYANASAIAVIEPLCTFELPGADVADDVLPQLTCKEDWVLDPDDPARLPKPEDLFDVHLADGQANDE; from the coding sequence CTGATCTCTCGCAGGTGCGGCGACGCAGGGCAGGCCTTCCCCATCTACATCACGGTAGTGGCGGGTCTGCTCTTTCTCGCGTTCGCTTACCTCGCAGTGGGCCAGGCTGCGGCGAATCGGAATGGCGCTCAGACGGCAGCCGATGCGGCGGCGCTTGCGGCGGCTCAGGACACGCGGGACCAGCTTGCGGGCAAATGGCTGGACGCTGTCCTCGATCCAGCCAAGTGGCAGGACATCTTCGACGGCAACGTGCCCGTTGACCCGTCGTGCTGGCGCGCGTACCAGCTCGCCGGGCAAAACGATGCCCACGTGGAAGAGTGCGCGCCTCGTGGGCTGCTGGGCTATGAGGTCTCCGTCCAGACCGACAAGCCGGTCGGAGACTCCATCGTGCCCGGCACGGAGAACAAGTATGCGAATGCTTCCGCCATTGCCGTGATCGAGCCGCTCTGCACGTTCGAACTGCCAGGCGCTGACGTCGCCGACGACGTGCTGCCCCAGCTCACCTGCAAGGAAGACTGGGTCCTGGACCCGGACGACCCTGCCCGTCTGCCGAAGCCCGAGGATCTCTTCGATGTCCACCTGGCCGACGGACAAGCGAACGACGAGTGA
- a CDS encoding isoprenyl transferase yields the protein MNLRDTLRGLLVRLYARRVEGHLDHAQVPKHIGVIMDGNRRWAKASGSTTVHGHRAGADKIEEFLGWCTETDVEVVTLWLLSTDNLDRPTEELVPLLGIIEDVVRTLAADGRWRVHHVGTPDILPSQMQTALKEAEETTAHVDGILVNVAIGYGGRQEIADAVRSMLLDARDKGTALEDLAESVDVDMIGRHLYTGDQPDPDLVIRTSGEQRLSGFMLWQTAHSEYYFCEVFWPAFRKVDFLRALRDYAARHRRYGG from the coding sequence GTGAACCTGCGCGACACACTGCGCGGCCTGCTCGTCAGGCTGTACGCACGCCGGGTGGAAGGCCACCTGGACCACGCTCAGGTGCCCAAGCACATCGGCGTCATCATGGACGGCAACCGGCGCTGGGCGAAGGCCTCGGGCTCCACCACCGTCCACGGTCACCGGGCCGGCGCGGACAAGATCGAGGAGTTCCTCGGCTGGTGCACCGAGACGGACGTCGAGGTCGTCACCCTCTGGCTGCTGTCGACGGACAACCTCGACCGCCCCACGGAGGAACTCGTCCCGCTCCTCGGCATCATCGAGGACGTCGTCCGCACCCTCGCCGCCGACGGCCGCTGGCGTGTGCACCACGTCGGCACGCCCGACATCCTTCCCTCCCAGATGCAGACCGCGCTGAAGGAGGCCGAGGAGACCACCGCCCACGTCGACGGGATACTGGTCAACGTCGCCATCGGCTACGGGGGCCGCCAGGAGATCGCCGACGCCGTCCGCTCGATGCTCCTCGACGCCCGGGACAAGGGCACCGCGCTGGAGGACCTTGCCGAGTCCGTCGACGTCGACATGATCGGCCGCCACCTCTACACCGGCGATCAACCCGACCCCGACCTCGTGATCCGTACCAGCGGCGAGCAGCGGCTGTCCGGATTCATGCTGTGGCAGACGGCCCATTCGGAGTACTACTTCTGCGAGGTCTTCTGGCCGGCCTTCCGCAAGGTCGACTTCCTGCGCGCCCTGCGCGACTACGCGGCACGCCACCGGCGCTACGGCGGCTGA
- a CDS encoding PhoH family protein: MVTSTKRHKPDRRTYVLDTSVLLADPNALTRFDEHEVVLPIVVVTELEAKRHHPELGYFARQALRLLDDYRVRHGRLDAPIPIGELGGTVRVELNHSDPSVLPTGYRLGDNDSRILAVARNLQAEGFDVTVVSKDLPLRIKASSVGLLAEEYRAELAITDSSGWTGMSELTLAGEQVDILFEEGHVYVPEVTELPVHTGLTIQSERGKALGRITPEGNVRLVRGDREAFGIKGRSAEQRIALDLLLDPDVGIMSMGGRAGTGKSALALCAGLEAVLERRQHQKVMVFRPLYAVGGQELGYLPGSEAEKMSPWAQAVFDTLSAVTSREVIEEVTARGMLEVLPLTHIRGRSLHDAFVIVDEAQSLERNVLLTVLSRIGANSRVVLTHDVAQRDNLRVGRYDGVVAVVEKLKGHPLFAHVTLTRSERSQIAALVTEMLEDGQI, encoded by the coding sequence GTGGTGACCAGCACAAAGCGCCACAAGCCAGACCGGCGCACCTATGTTCTCGACACCAGCGTCCTGCTGGCCGACCCGAACGCCCTGACCCGCTTCGACGAGCACGAGGTCGTGCTCCCCATCGTCGTGGTCACGGAACTGGAGGCCAAGCGGCACCATCCCGAACTCGGCTACTTCGCCCGGCAGGCCCTGCGCCTGCTCGACGACTACCGGGTGCGGCACGGCCGTCTCGATGCCCCCATCCCGATCGGGGAACTCGGCGGAACCGTACGTGTCGAGCTCAACCACTCGGACCCCAGCGTGCTGCCGACCGGCTACCGGCTGGGGGACAACGACTCCCGCATCCTCGCGGTCGCCCGCAACCTGCAGGCCGAGGGGTTCGACGTCACCGTCGTGTCGAAGGACCTCCCGCTCAGGATCAAGGCGTCCTCGGTCGGACTCCTCGCCGAGGAGTACCGGGCCGAACTCGCCATCACGGACTCGTCCGGCTGGACCGGAATGTCCGAACTGACCCTGGCCGGCGAACAGGTGGACATCCTCTTCGAGGAAGGGCACGTCTACGTCCCCGAGGTCACCGAACTCCCGGTGCACACGGGCCTGACGATCCAGTCCGAGCGCGGCAAGGCGCTGGGCCGGATCACGCCCGAGGGCAACGTCCGCCTGGTGCGCGGCGACCGGGAGGCGTTCGGCATCAAAGGCAGGAGCGCGGAGCAGCGCATCGCGCTCGATCTGCTGCTCGACCCGGACGTGGGCATCATGTCGATGGGCGGCCGGGCCGGTACCGGCAAGTCGGCGCTCGCGCTGTGCGCGGGACTCGAGGCGGTCCTGGAGCGCCGCCAGCACCAGAAGGTGATGGTCTTCCGTCCGCTGTACGCGGTGGGCGGGCAGGAACTCGGCTACCTGCCGGGCTCCGAGGCCGAGAAGATGAGCCCCTGGGCACAGGCGGTGTTCGACACGCTGTCCGCGGTCACCAGCCGCGAGGTCATCGAAGAGGTCACCGCGCGCGGGATGCTGGAGGTCCTCCCGCTCACCCACATCCGCGGCCGCTCGCTGCACGACGCGTTCGTGATCGTGGACGAGGCCCAGTCGCTCGAACGGAATGTGCTCCTGACCGTTCTGTCCCGAATCGGTGCGAATTCGCGGGTCGTTCTGACCCACGATGTGGCGCAAAGGGACAATCTGAGGGTCGGTCGATACGACGGTGTCGTCGCCGTCGTCGAGAAGCTGAAGGGGCATCCGCTCTTCGCGCATGTCACCCTGACCCGGTCCGAGAGGTCCCAGATCGCCGCACTTGTGACCGAAATGCTGGAGGACGGGCAGATCTGA
- a CDS encoding dihydrofolate reductase family protein, which produces MRKIVLMMSVSLDGYIEGPGRDISWHRVDDELHQHFNDHIRQMGALLSGRVTYELMAGFWPTADQDPDASAVTTEFAGIWRDTPKIVYSRTLQSAGWNTTIVRDVVPEEVRALKREPGGDLGLGGADLAAAFLREGLVDEFRVYVHPVLVGSGKPLFSQGSAPADLRLVESRVFGNGVVLLRHERANPIDV; this is translated from the coding sequence ATGCGGAAGATCGTCCTGATGATGTCGGTGTCCCTCGACGGCTACATCGAAGGCCCCGGCCGTGACATCTCCTGGCACCGCGTCGACGACGAACTGCACCAGCACTTCAACGACCACATCAGACAGATGGGCGCCCTCCTGAGCGGCCGCGTCACCTACGAGCTCATGGCCGGCTTCTGGCCCACGGCCGACCAGGATCCCGACGCCTCCGCTGTCACGACGGAGTTCGCGGGGATCTGGCGGGACACACCGAAGATCGTGTACTCGCGGACGCTGCAGTCCGCCGGCTGGAACACCACCATCGTCCGGGACGTCGTCCCCGAGGAGGTCAGGGCGCTCAAGCGGGAACCCGGCGGCGACCTCGGCCTGGGCGGCGCCGACCTCGCCGCCGCCTTCCTGCGGGAGGGGCTCGTCGACGAGTTCCGGGTGTACGTCCACCCCGTCCTCGTCGGTAGTGGAAAACCCCTGTTTTCGCAGGGCTCGGCGCCCGCCGACCTCCGGCTGGTCGAGAGCCGGGTGTTCGGCAACGGCGTGGTACTCCTGCGGCACGAGCGCGCCAACCCCATCGACGTATAA